The genomic stretch GGATTAGACTGGTTAAATTTACCTAGTCATCATAAAGCTAGTACCCTGTGTAGTTATGACTTCAACTTAACTTTTCTCAGAGAAGTAATTAACGGTACTTAGACAAAACAATAACAACAATTAAGCTATAATTTTTACATCATATTGCTTTTAGGTCAAAATGAAAGAAATTACTTCTTCATCAATGCCCCCATGTTTCAATCGCTGGTGTGAAAAAATAGACCCAGTCTTAAAAACAAAGGCACAAAAACGAGAGTTTAGAAATTATTTGGGCGGTTTATTAGGAGATTCTCAAAGAAAAAATATAACTCAAATTGCCCATAATAATCTTGATATTACTTATCATAAATTACACCATTTCTTAACAGAGTCCACTTGGAATTATGATGAGGTAAATGATAAAAGATTAGAAATTATTGCATCCTGTCGTCAAACAAAAATTAGTCGATGTTTCTCCTTAATTATAGACGATTCAGGTCATCGTAAAAGTGGAAACTTTACTGACTGTGTGGGAAGACAATATATTGGTGAAATTGGCAAAACTGATAATGGTAATGTTATAGTCACTACTCACATTTATGATGGTGTGAGAAGTTTTCCTTTAGACGTTGAATTATATGAAAAAGCCGAAAATTTCCCTGAAGGAAAAGACGCTCCACAATTTCAGAAAAAACCAGACATTGCCTTTAATTTAATTGAAAAATGTTTAAATCGAAATTATTGTCCCCAAATAATTTTAATGGATGGTGGTTATGGAAACAATACTAATTTATTAGGCAAACTAGAAAAAAAGAATTTAAAATATATAGGAATTATTGCTAAAAATAGATTAGTAAAATTGGTAAAACAAGATTTTATCGAGTCTGAAAAAACCATAGCTGAAATAGCAAAATCATTACCCCAAGATAGTTTTGAAAAAATAAGAATAGGAAAAAATCGAGAAAAAACTCTTTGGGTAGCAACGATAAATATTGAATTATCAGCTTTGTCGGGAATAAAAACTGTAGCTATCGTCATGAATGCAGATACTTTTGAAAATTCCACAGATATTGATTATTTAATGACTAATGAAATAGGAGAAAAAGTGTGTGGAAATTGGATAGTAGAAACTTATACACAAAGAAATTGGATAGAAGTATTTTACCGTGAAATCAAGGGATGGTTAGGGTTATCACAATACCAAGTGAGAAATAAAAGAAGTTTAATGAGACATTTTATCTTGGTATTTTGTGCCTACACTTTTATTCAATGGCATCGTTTGACAGGAGGTTTAAGAAGACAATGGGGGAATAAACCGTTAAATACTTTTGCTGAGGCATTGGAAGCGTTTCGTAATGCTGTGTCTTTTCGCTTTTTTCAATGGTTAAAAGACAATGTGGAAGTATTTAGTTTATATAAAGCTAGTTTAGGGTTTATTTGGGCATAATTTTTGTCTAAGTA from Geminocystis sp. NIES-3709 encodes the following:
- a CDS encoding IS701 family transposase encodes the protein MKEITSSSMPPCFNRWCEKIDPVLKTKAQKREFRNYLGGLLGDSQRKNITQIAHNNLDITYHKLHHFLTESTWNYDEVNDKRLEIIASCRQTKISRCFSLIIDDSGHRKSGNFTDCVGRQYIGEIGKTDNGNVIVTTHIYDGVRSFPLDVELYEKAENFPEGKDAPQFQKKPDIAFNLIEKCLNRNYCPQIILMDGGYGNNTNLLGKLEKKNLKYIGIIAKNRLVKLVKQDFIESEKTIAEIAKSLPQDSFEKIRIGKNREKTLWVATINIELSALSGIKTVAIVMNADTFENSTDIDYLMTNEIGEKVCGNWIVETYTQRNWIEVFYREIKGWLGLSQYQVRNKRSLMRHFILVFCAYTFIQWHRLTGGLRRQWGNKPLNTFAEALEAFRNAVSFRFFQWLKDNVEVFSLYKASLGFIWA